The following are from one region of the Petrotoga mobilis SJ95 genome:
- a CDS encoding DEAD/DEAH box helicase translates to MTKFQQMGLSDNILSAIDRKGYEAPTPIQEKVIPLLLSGKNNVIGQAQTGTGKTAAFGIPLIERLDEKANDVQALVLTPTRELALQVCNEIDSLKGNKRLNLLPVYGGVSIGNQIRALKRRVDLVVGTPGRIIDHLNRGTLDITKIKYLVIDEADEMLDMGFIEDVEMILSKTNKEKQILMFSATMPQRIVTLARKHMGNFETVTTVQENKEDITVKKAKQIYYMISESNKIELLSRLIDIDTNFYGLVFTKTKVQSEEIANELIKKGYEAEALNGDVSQNQRERIMDRFKSKRIKILISTDVAARGIDIDNLKYVINYSLPQNPENYIHRIGRTARAGNEGTAITFVTPTEYRRFMFIKHSSKAIIEEAKIPQAKDIVNAKVEKIKDEIKSNLAKDIDPIYEILAETILEETDQEPSQIIASILKYFYGGILKEENYNKIKEVKNSSKSKDQRLFVALGSSSKMTPKKLAEFIERETGVTIKKIKDIQVMEKFSFVTVPSEQAEAIIEIFKQKSNRKRPLVVQAKSKRN, encoded by the coding sequence ATGACAAAATTTCAACAAATGGGCCTTTCTGATAACATACTCAGCGCGATTGATAGAAAAGGGTACGAAGCACCAACTCCTATCCAAGAAAAGGTTATCCCCCTTCTTTTATCTGGTAAGAATAATGTAATCGGTCAGGCTCAAACTGGTACAGGAAAAACTGCAGCATTTGGTATACCTCTAATTGAAAGATTAGACGAAAAAGCAAACGACGTTCAAGCTTTAGTATTAACACCCACGAGAGAGTTAGCTTTGCAGGTTTGTAACGAAATCGACTCATTGAAAGGAAACAAAAGATTGAATCTTCTTCCCGTGTATGGAGGGGTCTCAATTGGAAATCAAATTAGAGCCCTTAAGAGAAGAGTTGATTTAGTAGTAGGTACACCTGGAAGAATAATAGACCATTTGAACAGAGGTACTTTAGATATTACTAAAATCAAGTATTTAGTCATTGATGAAGCCGATGAAATGTTAGATATGGGTTTTATAGAAGATGTGGAGATGATTCTCTCAAAAACTAATAAAGAAAAGCAGATTTTGATGTTTTCGGCTACGATGCCTCAAAGGATTGTTACCCTCGCTAGAAAGCATATGGGGAATTTTGAAACGGTAACAACCGTTCAAGAAAACAAAGAGGACATAACTGTAAAGAAGGCAAAACAAATTTATTACATGATTTCTGAGTCTAATAAAATAGAACTTTTGAGTAGGCTTATAGATATAGACACTAATTTTTACGGTCTTGTATTTACTAAAACAAAAGTCCAATCAGAAGAAATTGCAAATGAATTAATCAAAAAAGGTTACGAAGCAGAAGCTTTAAATGGAGATGTCTCTCAAAATCAAAGAGAAAGAATAATGGATAGATTTAAGAGCAAACGAATAAAAATTTTAATATCCACAGATGTTGCAGCCAGAGGTATAGATATAGACAATCTTAAATACGTGATCAATTATTCTCTTCCACAAAATCCAGAAAATTACATACACCGTATAGGAAGAACTGCGAGGGCTGGGAATGAGGGTACAGCTATTACTTTTGTCACACCAACAGAGTACAGAAGATTTATGTTCATCAAGCATTCTTCAAAAGCCATAATAGAAGAAGCTAAAATACCACAAGCTAAAGATATTGTTAACGCAAAAGTTGAAAAAATAAAAGATGAGATCAAATCTAATCTTGCCAAAGATATAGATCCCATTTATGAAATCTTGGCGGAAACAATCTTAGAAGAAACTGATCAAGAGCCTAGCCAAATAATTGCTTCTATTTTAAAGTATTTTTATGGCGGAATCTTGAAAGAAGAAAATTATAACAAAATAAAGGAAGTTAAAAATTCTTCAAAAAGCAAGGACCAACGATTGTTTGTTGCATTAGGTAGTTCAAGCAAAATGACACCGAAAAAGCTTGCTGAATTTATCGAAAGGGAAACTGGTGTAACCATTAAAAAAATAAAAGATATACAAGTAATGGAAAAATTTTCTTTTGTAACGGTTCCTTCTGAACAAGCTGAAGCAATAATAGAGATATTTAAGCAAAAATCAAATAGAAAAAGACCACTTGTAGTACAAGCTAAGTCCAAAAGAAATTAG
- a CDS encoding NAD(P)-dependent malic enzyme, protein MDAKELHKILRGKIKTISNVDNLNEESLSLLYTPGVADVAEECSKDPENTFLYTRRWNTVGIISDGSAVLGLGNIGPYGALPVMEGKALLFNLFGQLDAFPICLNTQDPEEIVSIVKNLEPSFGGINLEDISAPRCFQILEELNKTMNIPVFHDDQQGTAVVVTAGLLNALKLTGKEAKNIKVVINGIGAAGYNIAKFLMDFGVINLVLVDKNGVLNKNVPESCLHEYHQELAKITNPENISGDLSDALFGADVFIGVSRGNILNEEMVKKMNKNPIIFALANPLPEIDPILAKSFGASIVATGRSDYPNQLNNLIAFPGIMKGAIEEKSKITKKMLHSAILAISNSCIPTPNRILPEAYDKRLHLNVYEAVKNASSSN, encoded by the coding sequence TTGGACGCAAAAGAATTACACAAAATACTCAGAGGAAAAATCAAGACAATTTCAAATGTTGACAATTTGAACGAAGAATCGTTATCCCTACTATACACTCCAGGTGTAGCAGATGTTGCAGAAGAATGCTCTAAAGATCCAGAAAACACATTTTTATACACAAGACGTTGGAACACCGTTGGTATCATTTCAGACGGGAGTGCCGTATTAGGGCTTGGTAATATAGGCCCATATGGTGCGCTTCCTGTTATGGAAGGTAAAGCCTTGCTTTTTAATCTTTTTGGTCAACTTGATGCCTTCCCAATTTGCCTTAATACACAGGATCCAGAAGAAATTGTTTCAATTGTGAAAAACTTGGAACCTTCTTTTGGAGGTATAAACTTAGAAGACATCTCTGCTCCCAGATGTTTTCAAATATTAGAAGAATTGAATAAAACAATGAATATTCCGGTTTTTCATGATGATCAGCAGGGGACTGCTGTCGTAGTGACTGCCGGATTGTTGAATGCATTGAAATTAACGGGGAAAGAAGCAAAAAATATTAAAGTTGTTATTAATGGTATAGGGGCAGCGGGATACAATATAGCCAAGTTTTTAATGGATTTTGGGGTCATAAATCTTGTTTTAGTTGACAAAAATGGGGTCTTGAATAAAAATGTTCCAGAAAGTTGTTTACATGAATATCATCAAGAATTAGCAAAGATAACGAATCCAGAGAATATAAGTGGGGATCTCTCAGATGCTCTTTTTGGTGCAGATGTGTTCATAGGAGTATCCAGGGGGAATATTTTGAACGAAGAGATGGTAAAAAAGATGAATAAAAATCCTATAATATTTGCACTTGCCAACCCTTTACCGGAAATAGATCCAATATTAGCAAAAAGCTTCGGGGCAAGTATAGTGGCAACTGGCAGATCAGATTATCCTAACCAACTCAACAATCTCATAGCCTTTCCAGGAATAATGAAAGGAGCGATAGAGGAAAAATCAAAAATAACTAAAAAAATGCTCCATTCTGCAATACTTGCAATTTCAAATTCATGTATTCCTACACCTAACAGAATTTTACCCGAAGCTTATGATAAAAGATTACATTTAAACGTATACGAAGCGGTTAAAAATGCTTCTAGTTCGAACTAA
- a CDS encoding FumA C-terminus/TtdB family hydratase beta subunit: protein MKVNEIEKLKIGELLQYTGELIVMRDAAHQRLLELLSKNSQLPVDLNEKIVFYAGPANPPKNSKIGAIGPTTSERMDKYLEMIFKLGVLATVGKGKRNDLAVKLCIKYKRVYFITPSGAAAYLSKCVKDIRVLAFAELGPEAIYNINVKDFPLMVAIDTSGNQIF, encoded by the coding sequence TTGAAAGTAAATGAAATTGAAAAATTAAAAATCGGGGAACTCTTACAATATACAGGTGAATTGATAGTTATGAGGGATGCTGCCCATCAAAGACTTTTAGAATTACTTTCAAAAAATTCGCAGCTTCCTGTAGATTTAAATGAAAAAATTGTATTTTATGCAGGTCCTGCAAATCCTCCAAAAAACTCTAAGATAGGTGCTATAGGTCCGACAACGAGTGAAAGAATGGATAAATATCTTGAAATGATCTTTAAATTAGGCGTGTTAGCAACTGTTGGAAAGGGGAAAAGAAATGATTTAGCAGTAAAGCTATGTATAAAATACAAGCGAGTTTATTTTATAACTCCAAGTGGTGCAGCTGCTTATCTTTCTAAGTGTGTGAAGGATATAAGGGTTCTAGCCTTCGCGGAATTAGGGCCAGAAGCAATTTACAACATAAACGTAAAAGATTTTCCTTTAATGGTGGCAATAGATACAAGCGGCAATCAGATATTCTAA
- a CDS encoding fumarate hydratase — protein MIYKREIFEKLSNHIVQANETINPEVKAYIDGYSGPFSQALKENYKIAEAEKLPLCQDTGIVEFFVFLGNEVVLEEPIFTTLNEVVEKVYAENPFRFSVVNDPLFERKNTKNNTPPVVHIFQISGKSLEIKFLVKGGGSENLSALFMLKPSIRAQELKDVIIGHVKENGAKGCPPLHVGIGIGGTSDKAMILSKLALTKSFKERNQNPTYADFEEELLKDLNTLNIGFQGLKEGVSVFSVHIEYAPTHIATLPVGVSLDCYLCRKGVVKFESK, from the coding sequence ATGATATATAAGCGTGAAATATTCGAAAAGTTGTCAAACCATATAGTACAGGCTAATGAAACGATAAATCCTGAGGTAAAAGCTTACATAGACGGATACAGTGGTCCATTTTCGCAAGCGCTAAAAGAAAATTACAAAATTGCAGAAGCTGAAAAATTACCTCTCTGTCAGGATACAGGTATTGTTGAATTCTTTGTTTTTTTAGGGAACGAAGTTGTACTTGAAGAACCAATATTTACCACTTTGAATGAGGTAGTTGAAAAGGTATATGCAGAAAATCCATTTCGATTTTCAGTTGTGAATGATCCCCTTTTTGAAAGAAAAAACACTAAGAACAACACTCCCCCTGTGGTACACATATTCCAAATTTCTGGGAAGAGTTTAGAGATCAAATTTTTGGTGAAAGGTGGGGGAAGTGAAAATCTCTCAGCCTTGTTCATGTTAAAGCCGTCAATCAGAGCTCAGGAGTTAAAAGATGTAATAATTGGGCATGTGAAAGAAAACGGTGCAAAAGGCTGTCCACCTTTACATGTTGGAATAGGAATAGGTGGAACTTCCGATAAGGCGATGATTTTATCCAAATTGGCATTGACAAAAAGTTTCAAAGAAAGAAATCAAAATCCTACTTATGCAGACTTTGAAGAAGAGCTTTTAAAAGATTTAAATACTTTAAATATAGGTTTTCAAGGACTAAAGGAAGGAGTTTCAGTTTTTTCTGTACATATAGAGTATGCTCCCACTCATATTGCTACACTTCCAGTTGGGGTTTCCTTAGATTGTTACCTTTGTAGAAAAGGTGTGGTAAAATTTGAAAGTAAATGA
- a CDS encoding LacI family DNA-binding transcriptional regulator, translating into MPPKRNKNSRITIEDIAQIAQVSKATVSYVINDKPGVSEPVRNKIKNIIEETNYFPNSAARGLAGEKTNFVGLVIPDISDMFYANIIRGVEKTLNKKEYLLNLFTTHARPEREQQVVRLLNKSMVDGLIIMAYFITDNFIQSLKEREIPFVFIDYPPKDEDIYSVMVDNENGAFEATEYLIKLGHKKIAFLEGPEVAWDSKARFKGYLKALETHGIKFNPELVENGNFTKEEGYTATKRLLEKGEKFTAVFSSNDQMAIGAIRALKESGYKIPTDVSIVGFDNIEASSIIEPPLTTVSQPIYEMGKKAVDIITALINGETIEEKRYMLKTKLIERHSCTKI; encoded by the coding sequence ATGCCACCAAAGAGAAACAAAAATTCTCGAATAACTATTGAAGATATAGCACAGATCGCACAAGTCTCTAAAGCTACTGTTTCTTATGTGATCAACGATAAACCTGGTGTAAGTGAACCAGTTAGAAATAAAATAAAAAATATAATTGAGGAAACTAATTATTTCCCTAATTCTGCAGCAAGAGGTTTAGCAGGTGAAAAAACAAATTTTGTTGGTTTAGTTATCCCTGATATTTCTGATATGTTTTATGCAAATATTATTAGAGGAGTAGAAAAAACTTTAAATAAAAAAGAATATCTTCTCAATCTATTTACCACACACGCAAGACCAGAAAGAGAGCAACAAGTAGTTCGACTGTTGAATAAAAGTATGGTTGACGGATTAATTATAATGGCTTATTTTATTACTGATAATTTCATACAATCTTTGAAAGAAAGAGAGATCCCTTTTGTCTTCATCGATTACCCACCAAAAGATGAAGATATTTATTCCGTAATGGTTGACAACGAAAATGGTGCTTTTGAGGCGACAGAATATTTGATAAAACTTGGGCATAAAAAAATAGCGTTTTTAGAAGGTCCAGAAGTTGCGTGGGATTCAAAGGCACGATTCAAAGGTTATTTAAAGGCATTAGAAACTCATGGGATCAAATTCAACCCAGAATTGGTTGAAAATGGTAATTTTACAAAAGAGGAGGGATATACCGCTACAAAAAGGTTGTTAGAAAAAGGAGAAAAATTCACAGCTGTCTTTTCTTCGAACGATCAAATGGCTATAGGGGCAATAAGGGCTTTAAAAGAAAGTGGGTACAAAATTCCAACAGATGTCTCTATTGTGGGTTTTGATAACATCGAGGCAAGTTCTATAATAGAACCCCCTCTAACAACTGTTTCACAGCCTATATATGAAATGGGTAAAAAGGCTGTAGATATAATAACAGCTTTGATAAATGGAGAAACAATAGAAGAAAAAAGATATATGTTAAAAACAAAATTAATTGAAAGACATTCTTGTACAAAAATATAA
- a CDS encoding GH36-type glycosyl hydrolase domain-containing protein: MFETKYGYFTDDGKEFVITTPKTPKPWINVISNGDYGMIISQSGSGYSWRTHASLNRITRWEQDLIKDEWGKYIYIKDETRGDFWSPSWKPTCKEPQEYEARHGQGYSIFETKYFDIKTNLTMFVSKDDPVEIWKLTIKNTSEKERKLSVYTYLEWNLGAAPDWHREFHKTFIETDFLNDLNCITAEKRMWEIPNEKGQHWNRNWEYTAFHSVNEKVNEFEGSKEKFLGQYGSISNPNALITGEISNTYGKWEDSIASLKNEIILKPGEEKTLIYLLGAVSKKNTNESVSSLVKKYQTVEKVDEEFEKVKDMWREMLSKFIVETPDKALNFMLNNWLKYQAISGRLWGRSAYYQTGGAYGFRDQLQDSQIFLYVDPEQTKNQIKLHAAHQFKDGSVYHWWHPISELGYKNNISDNRLWLPFVVLRFLKETNDLEFLRENIKFLDGGESSLYDHCIRAIHYNLNHMSQRGLPLIGDGDWNDGMNAVGTQGKGESVWLGHFLYGILKDFSVVCKKMGDLANTQRFMDEAEKLKENINKYAWDGEWYVRAFKDNGEPIGSKQNSEGKIFLNAQTWAIINGTATQTRSESAYQSAKKYLFKDYGPLLFQPAFAKPDPEIGYLSRYAAGVRENGGLYTHAGTWAILAAAKMKDPDTYKIYKSFMPIYRGLEPDKYLAEPYVTPGNVDGPDSPYFGRGGWTWYTGSAAWYFIVAVEGIFGLKAEWEGLKIEPLFPEDWKEVKVKRMYRGKQLNITYKKSDEKKIIVNGVKIDGNIIKPELFEESFLEVEVLF, from the coding sequence ATGTTCGAGACAAAATACGGGTATTTCACAGATGATGGAAAAGAATTCGTTATAACTACACCTAAAACTCCTAAACCTTGGATAAACGTTATTTCTAATGGAGATTATGGAATGATTATATCTCAAAGTGGTTCTGGTTATAGTTGGAGAACACATGCAAGTTTAAATAGAATTACACGGTGGGAACAAGATCTCATAAAGGATGAATGGGGCAAATATATATACATAAAAGATGAGACAAGAGGAGATTTTTGGTCTCCAAGTTGGAAGCCCACTTGTAAAGAACCACAAGAGTATGAAGCAAGACATGGCCAAGGTTATTCAATATTTGAAACAAAATACTTCGATATAAAAACAAATTTAACTATGTTTGTATCTAAGGATGATCCAGTTGAAATATGGAAGTTAACTATAAAAAATACTTCTGAAAAAGAACGAAAATTGTCTGTTTACACCTACTTAGAATGGAATTTAGGGGCTGCTCCCGACTGGCACAGAGAGTTTCACAAAACTTTTATAGAAACAGATTTTTTAAATGATTTAAACTGTATAACAGCTGAAAAAAGAATGTGGGAGATTCCAAATGAAAAAGGTCAACATTGGAACAGGAACTGGGAATATACCGCTTTTCATTCAGTTAACGAGAAAGTGAACGAATTTGAAGGGTCAAAGGAAAAATTTTTAGGACAGTATGGAAGTATTTCTAATCCAAATGCTCTTATTACAGGAGAAATTTCAAACACTTATGGAAAGTGGGAAGATTCCATTGCCAGCTTAAAAAATGAAATAATTTTAAAACCAGGAGAAGAAAAAACGTTGATTTATCTACTTGGGGCTGTTTCCAAAAAAAATACAAACGAAAGCGTGAGTTCACTTGTTAAAAAATATCAGACGGTAGAAAAGGTAGACGAAGAATTCGAAAAAGTAAAAGATATGTGGAGAGAAATGCTTTCAAAGTTTATTGTTGAAACCCCCGATAAAGCCTTGAATTTTATGCTGAATAACTGGTTAAAGTACCAAGCTATTTCAGGGAGGTTATGGGGAAGGTCTGCTTATTATCAAACTGGTGGAGCGTACGGCTTTAGAGATCAACTTCAAGATAGTCAGATATTTTTGTATGTGGATCCTGAACAAACCAAAAATCAAATAAAACTTCACGCAGCTCACCAATTCAAAGATGGAAGTGTTTACCATTGGTGGCATCCGATTTCTGAACTCGGTTACAAGAATAATATATCGGATAACAGATTATGGTTGCCTTTTGTTGTCTTAAGGTTTTTAAAAGAAACTAATGATTTAGAATTTTTGAGAGAAAATATAAAGTTCCTGGATGGTGGGGAATCTTCTTTATACGACCATTGTATTAGAGCAATTCACTACAATTTAAATCATATGAGCCAAAGAGGACTTCCTTTAATAGGTGATGGAGACTGGAATGATGGTATGAACGCTGTTGGCACCCAGGGTAAAGGGGAAAGTGTTTGGCTTGGACATTTCTTGTACGGTATTTTAAAAGATTTCTCTGTTGTCTGTAAGAAAATGGGAGATTTAGCAAATACGCAAAGGTTTATGGACGAAGCTGAAAAGCTTAAAGAAAACATCAACAAATACGCCTGGGATGGAGAATGGTACGTAAGGGCATTCAAAGACAACGGGGAACCAATTGGAAGCAAACAAAATAGTGAAGGTAAGATATTTTTAAATGCACAAACTTGGGCAATAATCAACGGTACTGCAACACAAACACGAAGTGAATCAGCTTATCAATCAGCAAAAAAGTACCTGTTTAAAGATTATGGTCCACTTCTTTTTCAACCGGCATTTGCAAAACCTGATCCAGAAATTGGATATCTAAGCAGATACGCCGCGGGAGTTAGAGAAAATGGTGGGTTATACACTCACGCAGGTACTTGGGCGATATTAGCAGCTGCAAAGATGAAAGATCCTGATACATATAAAATCTACAAAAGTTTCATGCCCATTTATAGGGGTTTGGAACCTGATAAATACTTAGCTGAACCATATGTTACTCCAGGTAACGTTGATGGACCAGATTCTCCCTATTTTGGAAGAGGAGGGTGGACTTGGTATACAGGATCGGCAGCTTGGTATTTCATAGTAGCAGTTGAGGGAATTTTTGGACTAAAAGCCGAATGGGAAGGATTAAAAATAGAACCCTTGTTCCCAGAAGATTGGAAAGAAGTAAAAGTAAAGAGAATGTACAGGGGAAAACAATTGAACATAACTTACAAAAAAAGTGATGAGAAAAAAATCATAGTTAACGGTGTGAAAATCGATGGAAACATTATTAAGCCAGAATTATTTGAAGAAAGTTTTTTGGAAGTTGAGGTACTTTTTTAG
- a CDS encoding sugar ABC transporter substrate-binding protein, with protein sequence MRKTLVVLSVVMMLVSLNFGATKITVWGMGQGKSLEQLSKLFMEEYPEYEVDFQAIPWSNAYEKILTSIAGRQVPDVAQMGTTWMAPFGSMGAFEDLAPYIESSEVVKPENFFEGAWETGIVDGKQFGIPWHVDVRAMFYRTDLLAQVGYDHAPQTWDELYDAVKKLHENGSRYGIALYQPQDNYQTFFPFVWQNGGDILDSQGNVTVDQHEFVEALEYYTRFFTEGLTPISGSGNIFQDFASGDTPIYFSGPWMINMTRDQTPQIDGKWDVALMPEKKSRTSFMGGSDLVIFRDSKNKEGAWKFIEFASRPENQLLAYQITNELPAARQAWEDPLLQADPMIATFGEQLNDAKAPVNVPEFHEIAAAIDRMVQEVIYGRKTPEQAAQDLKKEIEKILK encoded by the coding sequence ATGAGAAAGACTTTGGTTGTTTTGAGTGTTGTGATGATGTTGGTTTCCTTGAATTTTGGTGCAACAAAGATAACAGTGTGGGGTATGGGTCAGGGAAAAAGTTTGGAGCAATTGTCAAAACTTTTTATGGAAGAATACCCCGAATATGAGGTAGATTTCCAAGCCATACCTTGGTCAAATGCCTACGAAAAAATTTTAACATCAATCGCTGGCAGACAAGTCCCGGATGTTGCACAGATGGGAACAACTTGGATGGCTCCGTTTGGAAGCATGGGGGCATTTGAAGATTTAGCTCCATATATTGAAAGTTCAGAAGTTGTAAAACCAGAGAATTTTTTCGAGGGAGCATGGGAAACAGGAATAGTTGATGGAAAGCAGTTTGGTATTCCTTGGCATGTGGATGTTAGAGCTATGTTCTATAGAACAGATTTATTAGCACAAGTAGGTTACGATCATGCTCCTCAAACCTGGGATGAGTTGTACGATGCGGTAAAAAAACTACATGAAAACGGCAGTAGATATGGCATAGCGCTTTACCAACCTCAGGATAATTACCAAACTTTTTTCCCCTTTGTTTGGCAAAATGGAGGAGATATATTAGACAGCCAAGGAAATGTGACAGTGGATCAACATGAATTCGTTGAGGCTCTTGAGTATTATACGAGATTTTTCACAGAAGGGTTGACCCCTATTTCGGGAAGCGGTAACATATTCCAAGATTTTGCTTCAGGAGATACCCCAATTTATTTTTCAGGTCCATGGATGATTAATATGACTAGAGATCAAACACCCCAAATAGATGGTAAGTGGGATGTTGCGTTAATGCCTGAGAAAAAAAGTAGAACATCCTTTATGGGAGGTAGTGATTTAGTAATTTTCAGGGATTCCAAAAACAAAGAAGGTGCTTGGAAGTTCATAGAGTTTGCATCGAGACCTGAAAACCAACTGTTGGCCTATCAAATTACAAATGAACTACCTGCAGCCAGACAAGCATGGGAAGATCCTTTATTACAAGCAGATCCCATGATAGCAACGTTCGGTGAACAGTTGAATGATGCTAAAGCTCCTGTAAACGTTCCCGAATTTCATGAGATTGCAGCTGCAATTGATAGGATGGTTCAAGAAGTGATTTATGGCAGAAAAACACCGGAACAAGCAGCTCAGGATTTGAAAAAAGAAATTGAAAAGATACTGAAATAA
- a CDS encoding carbohydrate ABC transporter permease — protein sequence MKTPIRAIIGFIGPSIILLLIFMLIPIVVSLVISFTDFDVYAIYNWGNASFIGFENYVNLMHDPLFWRALLNTLYALVVAMPITIVLSLSFAALINREATYFKNFFKVSFYLPSITNTVAIAIVWAWMLNPDYGLLNWFLGLFGIQGPNWLGDPLWAMPSVIMLVVWKAVGYNIILFTAGLQNIPDYLYEAAELDGASRFQQFLHVTIPSLRPTIFFVTVMTVIGYLQLFEEPYMLTSGGPLNATLSIVLYLYRQGFEFFKLGYSSSIAFVLFLIIFALTYIQMRARRSEV from the coding sequence TTGAAGACCCCAATAAGAGCAATTATCGGTTTCATAGGACCTTCAATAATATTATTGTTGATCTTCATGTTAATACCTATAGTAGTTTCTTTGGTGATAAGCTTCACTGATTTCGACGTTTATGCTATATATAATTGGGGAAATGCTAGTTTTATAGGCTTTGAAAATTATGTAAACTTAATGCATGACCCTCTTTTTTGGAGGGCATTACTAAATACGCTGTATGCATTAGTTGTTGCAATGCCAATAACGATAGTTTTGTCTTTAAGTTTTGCTGCCCTTATAAACAGGGAAGCTACGTATTTTAAGAATTTTTTTAAAGTGAGTTTTTATCTACCTTCCATAACAAATACTGTCGCAATTGCTATCGTATGGGCTTGGATGCTCAATCCTGATTACGGATTATTAAATTGGTTTCTAGGTTTGTTTGGAATACAAGGTCCTAATTGGTTGGGTGATCCCCTTTGGGCAATGCCGTCGGTAATAATGCTTGTAGTTTGGAAAGCAGTTGGTTACAACATTATTCTCTTCACGGCGGGTTTACAAAATATACCAGACTATCTATACGAAGCCGCCGAATTGGATGGTGCTTCAAGATTCCAACAATTTTTGCATGTGACAATACCATCGTTGAGGCCAACAATATTTTTCGTTACAGTTATGACTGTAATAGGTTATTTGCAATTATTTGAGGAACCATATATGCTAACTTCAGGCGGACCTTTGAATGCTACTTTATCTATAGTTCTCTATCTATATAGGCAGGGCTTTGAGTTCTTCAAATTAGGGTATTCCTCTTCGATTGCCTTCGTGCTATTTTTAATAATATTTGCCTTAACCTATATACAAATGAGGGCAAGAAGATCAGAAGTATAA
- a CDS encoding carbohydrate ABC transporter permease — MRSRKVSPIEQVAVHGILIIWLLISVIPFVWMVSTSFKGPGEIYIFPPRWIPRNPTFDNYIDLFQEMNFGRPFLNSVIVSLSTTFLSVLVATMAGYGFAKFHFKNKNLLFLFILGTIMVPGHITMIPVFLLLSQLNLLNTYLGLILPAIANAFNIFFMRQYIMGIPDELIEAAKMDGAHEGWIFFRVILPLARPAMAAITIFTFTGAWNSFLWPLILATDESMYTLPVAVSVLQGQYGENIAMQMAGSVIVILPLIIVFLFTQRYFIKGITFTGMKG, encoded by the coding sequence ATGAGATCGAGAAAAGTTTCTCCCATAGAGCAAGTCGCCGTGCATGGAATATTGATTATTTGGCTATTAATTTCAGTTATACCTTTTGTATGGATGGTTTCGACTTCTTTTAAAGGCCCTGGAGAAATTTATATATTTCCTCCAAGATGGATCCCCAGAAATCCTACTTTTGATAATTATATAGATTTATTTCAAGAAATGAATTTTGGAAGGCCATTTTTGAACTCCGTTATTGTGTCTCTTTCTACAACATTTTTATCGGTTTTAGTAGCTACTATGGCAGGTTATGGCTTTGCTAAATTCCATTTTAAAAATAAAAATTTACTGTTTTTGTTCATCTTGGGAACGATAATGGTACCGGGTCATATAACTATGATTCCAGTATTTTTATTGTTGTCACAGTTGAATCTGTTGAACACCTATTTGGGGTTAATATTACCAGCTATAGCAAACGCCTTCAACATATTTTTCATGAGACAATACATTATGGGCATACCTGATGAACTAATAGAAGCGGCTAAAATGGATGGGGCACATGAAGGATGGATCTTTTTTAGAGTAATTTTACCTTTAGCTAGGCCAGCCATGGCAGCAATAACTATTTTCACTTTTACGGGTGCTTGGAACAGTTTTTTATGGCCATTAATTCTAGCGACTGATGAAAGCATGTACACACTTCCAGTTGCTGTATCTGTATTACAAGGACAGTATGGTGAAAACATAGCAATGCAAATGGCCGGTTCAGTTATTGTAATTTTACCTCTTATCATCGTATTTTTATTCACTCAGCGATATTTCATAAAAGGAATTACATTTACCGGTATGAAAGGCTAA